CGCCTACCTGCAGACCCAGCCGGGCCTGATTCGGAGCCATACCCTCTTTCACTGGTGGCCGGGAGGATGCTGAGGGAATGGATCAGGGGGATTTCTTATGAGGTTTGATGGCGGGCTTTTACGACAGCCTCTGAGCCCGCCGCCCGCTACCGGGGTGTGGAGGAATCCAAATCCTCTGCGAGGAGACCATAGGGGTCCTTGCCCTCCTATCGGAAGACTTGGGGAGGTCCGCCGAGGAAGCGGTGGCCCTCCCCCACCGGATGCAGAACGAGAGGAGGGGGAAAGCTACCCATAACGTTATGGGTAGCCCTGAGGCCCGGAGGGTGGAGGAGGCCTTCAAGACGTTGGGCCGCATGACCTGGGGAAGCTTTGTCCAGGCCCCTCTTCCCCTCCTCTTCCTCCCCGAGGACCAGAAGGGGAGCCTTTCCTTGGGGGAGGGCGAGGTCCGGGTGGGGGAGTCTAGGAGCGGGGAAAAGCCTCTCCGCCATGGCCCGGTATTGTTGGGGGGAAGCGCGGAGGCTTCTGGCCTGCCTGGGGGTTCCTCGGGGTATCGGAAGACTTGGGGAGGTGGTTCCTTTACCGAATGCGGGACGGGGCGAGGAGGAGGGTTCCCCAGAACGTTTTGGGGGCCTCGAGGCCCTTAAGGTGGGCTCAGCGTTCCGGCCCCATGGCTTGGGACGCCCTGTGGGAGCCTTTTTCTGCGTTTTTGAACCGGGTATAATGCCTTTCAACGGGGGGGCTAATGGAGTGGATCTCGTACGCCTACGGCAAGAACCACTACGAGGCGGACCCGGAGCTTAGGGACCTCCTCCGCCACTTCTGGCCCGGGGCGCGGGAGAAGGAGGCGGAGCTCCTCGCCTGGGGCGCCTACATGGGGCGGGAGGTCTACGAGGCCGCCTACCACATTGACCAGGACGCGGGTCCCGAGCTCGTCATGCACGACCTGGACGGGAAGCGGGTGGACCGGGTGCGCCTGTCGCCCGTGCAGCGGGAAGTGCTCAAGCGCCTGCGCCCGATCGTCCGCCCGCCCTACGAGGGAGGGAGCTGGCACCACCACTTCGCCCTGGGCTACCTCCTGGCCGACGGCGGGCTCTACTGCATCCTCACCATTACCCACCAGGTGGCCTACCCCATCCACAAGTACGCCCCCGGGCTCGCCTCTTGGAAGGAGCAGGTCCTCTACGGGGAGGCCTTTGGGGCCACCTGGATGACGGAGATCCAGGGGGGAAGCGACCTCGGGGCGAACCGCACCGTGGCCCGCAGGGAAGGGGAGGTCTGGCGCCTTTACGGGGGGGACAAGTACTTCGCCTCGGGGGCGGGTCTTGCCGATGTGGCCTTGGTGACGGCGCGGCCCGAGGGGGCGCCCCCTGGCCCCAAGGGACTGGCCCTCTTCCTCCTGCCCAGGCTGGACCGCGAGGGGCGCCTGAACTACCGGGTGCGCCGCCTCAAGCGGAAAAGCGGCACCCGAGCCGTGCCCTCGGGGGAGGTGGAGCTGGAGGGGAGCGAGGCCTATCTCATCGGCCGGGCGGAGGAGGGGATCTACTACACCCTGGAGACCCTCACCGTCGCCCGCCTGGCCAACGCCATCGCCGCCATGGGGATTGCCGCCAAGGCCCTCTTGGAGACGCGGGAGCGGGTGCGGCGGCGGCAGAGCTTCGGGAGGTTCCTCGCGGACCATCCCCTGGTGCGCTACGACCTCCTGGACCTCGCCGTGCGCCAGGCAGGGGGGCTGGCTTTGGCCCTGGCGGCGGTGGAGGCCTTTGACCGGGCCTGGCACGAGAGGCCCCCTTATGGCGAGGCTTACCACCTGGCCCGCTTCCTTTCCCACCTGGCGAAGAACCGCACCGCCGAGCACAGCGCCGAGATCACCCGCCTGGCCATGGAGCTCTTCGGAGGGCTGGGCTTCCTGGAGGAGTACGCCGTGGCCCGCTGGCACAGGGAGTCCCTGATCACTCCCATCTGGGAGGGGCCGAGCAACATCCAGGCCCTGGACCTCCTGGAGGCCATGCAGAAGAAGGGGGCCCATAGGCCCTTCCTCGCCTGGCTGGAGGCGCGTCTGGAGGGGCGGGGCGAGGAGGCCGAGGGGGTCTTGGCGGCCGCCCGCAAGACCCTGGACCGCCTCGCCGCCCTCGAGCCCGAGGCCGCCCAGTTCTCGGCCAAGACGGCCCTGAGGCGCCTGGCGGACGCCGCGGCGGTGGCGGGCCTCCTCGAGGCGAGCGCCACCGCCGGGCCCCGCTACCGGGAGCTCGCCGGGCTTTACGCCCGCCGCTTCCTCCTCGGGGAGGACTATCCGCCTGAGGCCCTGGGCGTGCGGGTGTTGTACCTGCCCGAGGGCGGGGCGTGAGGCCGCCCTGGCCCCCACCTTCCTCCTCGCTCTTCTCGGCCTCGCCGCCCCGGCCGCCCTCCCTTGGGTTCTGGCGCAGCGCCTGCCTTGAGGGCCTTGGTAGCTTGGGCATAGGAACGGCTTGGCCTGGGGGAGGCTTCGCCTCCGGATAGGGGAGAGGTGCCCACGTGGGGCCTCGAGGCCGGGCGGGGTGGGGTACCCTGGGCGGCAGGGAGGAAAGATGAGGCTGAGCCTAGGAGGAGTGGAGGTTTTCCTCTCGGCGGACGGCCTAGAAGAGGCCCCGGGGGGAGTGCGCCTTTGGGGCAGGGAGGTGCGGGTCTTTCCCCCTTTCCCCGCCAAGGGGTTCTTCCGCCACGGCTGGCAGAGCTGGAGCCTCGCCGCCTGGGTGGACCCCGCTCAGGCCCCCACGCCCCTTCTCCCCGAGGCGCGCCGCCCCCAGGCGGATGACCCCTTCCTCCTGGAGGCCGGGGCGTGGTGGGGAAGCGGCCTGGGGGCCCTTAGGGGGCCC
This region of Thermus thermophilus genomic DNA includes:
- a CDS encoding acyl-CoA dehydrogenase family protein, whose translation is MEWISYAYGKNHYEADPELRDLLRHFWPGAREKEAELLAWGAYMGREVYEAAYHIDQDAGPELVMHDLDGKRVDRVRLSPVQREVLKRLRPIVRPPYEGGSWHHHFALGYLLADGGLYCILTITHQVAYPIHKYAPGLASWKEQVLYGEAFGATWMTEIQGGSDLGANRTVARREGEVWRLYGGDKYFASGAGLADVALVTARPEGAPPGPKGLALFLLPRLDREGRLNYRVRRLKRKSGTRAVPSGEVELEGSEAYLIGRAEEGIYYTLETLTVARLANAIAAMGIAAKALLETRERVRRRQSFGRFLADHPLVRYDLLDLAVRQAGGLALALAAVEAFDRAWHERPPYGEAYHLARFLSHLAKNRTAEHSAEITRLAMELFGGLGFLEEYAVARWHRESLITPIWEGPSNIQALDLLEAMQKKGAHRPFLAWLEARLEGRGEEAEGVLAAARKTLDRLAALEPEAAQFSAKTALRRLADAAAVAGLLEASATAGPRYRELAGLYARRFLLGEDYPPEALGVRVLYLPEGGA